The stretch of DNA GACTGTAAAATATTAAAATTTTCTTTCTTCTTATCAGGTTTATAAAAATTTCTAAAATCATCAATAGTATTTGACATAAATTCGATTGTTTTATCACTTTTTTCTATTGAATTTAATATATGTTCATCATTTACTTTTTTGAATCTTGTTGCAGTTTCTAACTCCATTAAAATACCTGAAAGCTCGGTTAATGGTTGTCGCCATTGGTGTGCAATCATTGAAATCATAACACCCATTCTAGCTAGTTTTGATTGTTCTAATATTGCTTTATCTTTTTTCTTTGCTTCTTTTATTCCTATTTCTACTTTAGAAGCTAGGGTTTTATTTAGTGTTTGTAGTTTTATTTCTTCATTTTTTACTTGTAGTTTGTATTTTTTAATTACATCGTTAATAATTGAAGTCATTAAATATGAGAAAAGTGCTATAAATATTATGATTGAACTAGTCAAGACTATCATAAAATCTTTATATTTATTTTGTCGTAAGATATGTTCTTTCTTTTTTTCTTCTATTATTTTATTAAGTGAGATATCATTTCTTTTTAAAACATAATTTATTTTATACTCTTTTAAATCAACTTCAAAATTTTCGTTAGATAATTTTAAATAATATGAAGTTGCAAAAAAAGTAACAAAAATTATACTTAAAAAAGGAATCATTATAGTAAAAAAAGGTATTCCTTCTTTATTAAACATATTTAGACCTATATTAAATTTGGGAAAGATATATTCTCCTATTTTACTTGAAAACTAGCTGATAATAAACTTTTATAGCTAGTTTTCATAATAATTTTATCTTAGGTATTAAACTTTGGCTTTTTTATCATTGATATTATTTACAATTTCTTTCCATGTATCTTTATCAATTTTGAATTCTGTATAATCTTTATATCTTAAAACAGGTTTTTTACCCTCTTTTAATTGTCTATCATAACCTTTGATTAATCGTAATACAGGTTTATATAAAATTGCAATTACAACTAAGTTAATAACAGCTAATAATCCCATTGTTAAATCAGCAAATGAGAAAATTGATGCTAAATCTTGAAATGATCCCCAAACAATTAAGGCAATACATAAGATTTTAAAAGCTGTAAAGAAAGTTTTATTTCCCTTACTTACAAAGTTAAGACTATTTTCTGCAAGATAATAGTTGTATAACATTGAAGAAAAACCAAATAAGAATAATGCAATTGTTACAAAATATCCACCATAAGGTCCAACTTGTGCAACTAATGCATTTTGAGTTAATAATACACCCTCAACACCTTGTACACCTGGAGTATAAACACCTGATAAAAGAATGATAAAAGCTGTACAAGAACATAAAATAATAGTATCAATAAATACTGAAAAAGATTGAACAATACCTTGTTGAACAGGATGAGCTACATAAGCAACAGCTGCAACGTTTGGTGCTGAACCTAATCCTGCTTCATTTGAGAACATACCTCTTTTTGCACCTTGTAAAATAACAGCACCAATACCACCACCAATAGCAGAGCTTGGATTAAATGCTTCTGTTACAATCATTGTAATTAAATCAGGAATTTTTTCTATATTTAAAGCAATAACAACAATTGCAATTAATAAATAACCAACAGCCATAACAGGTACAATAACTTCAGAGAACTTAGAAATTCGTTTAATTCCACCGAAAATAGCAAATCCAAATATTACTGTGATTACTAAACCTGTAATCCATACAGGAATATCAAATGATGATTCAAATGAAGTAGAAATAATAAAAGATTGAGTTGCATTAAATGCGAAACCAAAAGTAATCATTAAAAGAATAGAAATAACAATCCCTAACCATCTTTGTCCTAAAGCTTTAGTAACATAATAAGCAGGTCCTCCTCTATATACACCTGAGTCTAGACCATCTTTTTCTTTATATAATTGGGCTAAAGAACACTCAAAGAAACTTGTACTCATACCAATTAAACCAATAATCCACATCCAAAAAACAGCACCTGGACCACCAAGAGTAATAGCAACAGCAACACCTGCGATATTTCCACCACCAACTCTTCCAGCAACGCTTAACATCAATGCTTGGAAAGAACTAATATGACCCTCTTTTTCATGAGAAGTATCTCTTAAAATATTAAACATTTTAAAAAAATATCTAAATTGAACAAACCTTGAAGTTATTGTAAAAAATATTCCTAATGCAGGAAGTAAATATATTAAAATATTTCCCCAAATAAGATTATTTAGAAATGTATTTATTTCAGCTAACATTTTTCTCCTTTTATTTAGAAAAATTTTAGCATTCAAAAGAGTATTAAAAGTGTGTTTTATAAAAAAATATAATTTTTAATTCAATTTTTTTCTGGAAGTGGCAAAATAATCTTGAATAAAGCACCTGTATATTGTTTATTTTTATAAGTGAATTTATTATTTTGTACTTCAATTATTCCATTCATATGTCTTGAAATTATCTCTTGTGAAATATAAAGTCCAAGTCCAGTACCTTGTGATTTATGTTTAGTTGTAAAATAAGGTTCAAAGATTCTTTTTATTAAATCATCTTTAATCCCTCCTGCATTATCTTTTATTTTAATAATAACATTTCCATTTTCTCTATAAACATTTATAAATACATATTTATACGTGCTATCCTCACAAAAAGCATCAAGTGAATTATTTATAATATTTAATAAAACTTGAATTAATTCTCTTTCATATCCTTCAACTTTTAAAGTTTCAATATCTTTTATAAAAATAACATCATTAGTATTTAATTGGGCAGCTAAAAGTTTAAATGTTTTTTCAATTGGTTTATCAAGCATAAATATTGTTTTTTCCTTGTCAGGTTTAAAAAAATCTTTAAAATCATCAATTGTATTAGATAAATGTTCTGCAGTGGTACTAATAGTATCCATAGAATCAAAAAGAGTTTTATCTGTAAGGCAGTTCATTTCTTTTTGTATTTTTACCCCAGATGAAGCAGTAGTTATTATAGATAGTGGTTGTCTCCATTGATGCGCAATATTTCCAATCATTTCACCCATTGCTGCTAATTTTGACTTTTGAGAAAGCAACTCATATTGTTTCTCATTTTTTTTAATATGTTGATCTATACTTATTTTATATTCATTAAATCTTTTTTCAATGAGTTTAGAAATTAAAAAAGATATTAATAATAAAGATACCGTAACAATAAAAGAAATTAAATATAAGATTTTTAAATCATTATCATATTTTATACTTAATTTTTCTTTTTCATTATCAATTAAAACTTGAATATCATTCATATAAAAACCTGTAGAAATTATCCAATCCCATTTGGGTATTAATTTTGTATAAATTATCTTTTCTTTTGGTATTGATGTATTTATTTTAGGAAACTTTATATTTATATAACCTCCATTTTTTGAAATAGTTCTTATATCTTTTATATTTATATTTGCATTATATTTCTTAATAATTTCAAATACACTCTTTCCTATAAAATTACTGTTTTTATGTTTGATATATTTATTGTTCTCATCAACTATTATAAAATATTTATTTATATTTTTAAATTTTCTTATATTAAGTTCTTCTAAAATATTCTTTTTAACCGTTGCTGTAAAATCATCTACATACTCTCCTGTGCCAATATACCACCCAAGTTCATAAATATTTTTTCTTAAACCTATTTTTTTATATTCTTTAGGACTATTTTTATATTTTTGCCAATACCAAGTATCATACACTTCATCATTATTTTCTAATAATTTTAATGCTTTTTTAATAGAATACTCGCCCTTACTATTCTTATAATTTAAAAAATTTATCCCTTCAGAACTAGGAATTAAAGTATGAATAATATTAACACCTTGTTTATCTGAAATAAAGAAATAACCTCTACTATCATTAAATCGAAATCCTTTAAGTACTGTTCTTAGAATATTTGTTATTTCATCTTTTGTATATATATCTTTGTATTCATTATAGATACTTAATGTTATTGAATGAGCTTCATAGACTTTTTCTGAAAGAAATTTTTTTAAATTTTTTTCTGTAGTTGTTTGTTTTGTAACAATTTGGGAGTAAATATTTTCAACTTGTTCTTTAATAATTAATTTTTTATTATAGATAAATTTTTCTTCAATATCATTTTTAATTTTCTCAAAATCTGACTTATTTTGAGTATATAAAAATATTGTAGCAAATATTGAGATTATTAAAATAAATATAGGAAGAGCATACCTAATAATAAAAAGTAATTTATTCTCATTTCTTAAATCAATATTATAATTTATCATTTAATTAGAAAAACTCCTTTATTTTATAAAGTTTATCATAAAGAGATGAAATATATATGATTTTTAGAAATTACTTTACATTTTGGATAAAATTAATTATAATTGTCAAAAAAAGAAAAGGACTTATTATGGCTACTTTATCAAATTCAAATATACAAAAAAATATGATAGAAGAAATAAACTCTATATTTATAGATTTTTTCCAAATAGTAAAAACTTTTGTATATAAACATCATAAGATAATAGGATATTTTTAATATCCTATTATCTTTTTAATCAATAACAAAATTTCCAAAAATTTTAAAATCCAAAAAAATTACAAAGTATTCAAATGATCCATATATTTACAGCACTTATTCCTATTTTTTCTTTAATAATGATTGGTTATTTCTTTAAAAGAATAA from Poseidonibacter antarcticus encodes:
- a CDS encoding sensor histidine kinase, with protein sequence MFNKEGIPFFTIMIPFLSIIFVTFFATSYYLKLSNENFEVDLKEYKINYVLKRNDISLNKIIEEKKKEHILRQNKYKDFMIVLTSSIIIFIALFSYLMTSIINDVIKKYKLQVKNEEIKLQTLNKTLASKVEIGIKEAKKKDKAILEQSKLARMGVMISMIAHQWRQPLTELSGILMELETATRFKKVNDEHILNSIEKSDKTIEFMSNTIDDFRNFYKPDKKKENFNILQSCQKAVNLINASLADSLVELSINVKKDKNIYGYPREFSQVILNLISNAKDILEEKSIKNPKIELSISSKGMLSIIKVKDNAGGIKEENLDLIFDPYFSTKDSTKGTGLGLYISKLIIERNMGGELSVYNDKDGAVFQIVILG
- a CDS encoding alanine/glycine:cation symporter family protein: MLAEINTFLNNLIWGNILIYLLPALGIFFTITSRFVQFRYFFKMFNILRDTSHEKEGHISSFQALMLSVAGRVGGGNIAGVAVAITLGGPGAVFWMWIIGLIGMSTSFFECSLAQLYKEKDGLDSGVYRGGPAYYVTKALGQRWLGIVISILLMITFGFAFNATQSFIISTSFESSFDIPVWITGLVITVIFGFAIFGGIKRISKFSEVIVPVMAVGYLLIAIVVIALNIEKIPDLITMIVTEAFNPSSAIGGGIGAVILQGAKRGMFSNEAGLGSAPNVAAVAYVAHPVQQGIVQSFSVFIDTIILCSCTAFIILLSGVYTPGVQGVEGVLLTQNALVAQVGPYGGYFVTIALFLFGFSSMLYNYYLAENSLNFVSKGNKTFFTAFKILCIALIVWGSFQDLASIFSFADLTMGLLAVINLVVIAILYKPVLRLIKGYDRQLKEGKKPVLRYKDYTEFKIDKDTWKEIVNNINDKKAKV
- a CDS encoding sensor histidine kinase, whose product is MINYNIDLRNENKLLFIIRYALPIFILIISIFATIFLYTQNKSDFEKIKNDIEEKFIYNKKLIIKEQVENIYSQIVTKQTTTEKNLKKFLSEKVYEAHSITLSIYNEYKDIYTKDEITNILRTVLKGFRFNDSRGYFFISDKQGVNIIHTLIPSSEGINFLNYKNSKGEYSIKKALKLLENNDEVYDTWYWQKYKNSPKEYKKIGLRKNIYELGWYIGTGEYVDDFTATVKKNILEELNIRKFKNINKYFIIVDENNKYIKHKNSNFIGKSVFEIIKKYNANINIKDIRTISKNGGYINIKFPKINTSIPKEKIIYTKLIPKWDWIISTGFYMNDIQVLIDNEKEKLSIKYDNDLKILYLISFIVTVSLLLISFLISKLIEKRFNEYKISIDQHIKKNEKQYELLSQKSKLAAMGEMIGNIAHQWRQPLSIITTASSGVKIQKEMNCLTDKTLFDSMDTISTTAEHLSNTIDDFKDFFKPDKEKTIFMLDKPIEKTFKLLAAQLNTNDVIFIKDIETLKVEGYERELIQVLLNIINNSLDAFCEDSTYKYVFINVYRENGNVIIKIKDNAGGIKDDLIKRIFEPYFTTKHKSQGTGLGLYISQEIISRHMNGIIEVQNNKFTYKNKQYTGALFKIILPLPEKN